The Gemmata palustris genome includes a region encoding these proteins:
- a CDS encoding SDR family NAD(P)-dependent oxidoreductase produces the protein MDSRTVKPLAGRVAVVTGASRGLGSALARALAANGARLGLLARDAGALQQAADAVRAEGSEARIYPVDLTDRAGTGAAIASCLSDFGRIDVLVNNAAVQGTIGPFVAEGGGGWEDVFRVNLLAPVWLTRAVLPGMIEHGFGRVINVSGGGATGPRPDFAAYAASKCALVRFTETLAQELAGTGVTINAVAPGAMNTRMLNEVLAAGPGRARAEYEAAVARGANGGTPPDKAAALVTWLASAASDGISGRLISAVWDDWAGLPEKKDELAAGDIYTLRRITPDDRGGWKKCA, from the coding sequence ATGGATTCGCGGACCGTGAAGCCACTGGCCGGCCGCGTCGCCGTTGTCACGGGCGCGTCCCGGGGACTGGGGTCGGCCCTGGCTCGGGCGCTCGCCGCGAACGGGGCGCGCCTGGGCTTACTGGCCCGCGACGCCGGCGCGCTTCAACAAGCGGCCGATGCGGTTCGGGCCGAGGGCTCTGAGGCGCGGATCTACCCAGTTGACCTGACCGACCGCGCCGGCACCGGAGCCGCGATCGCGTCGTGCCTGTCCGACTTCGGGCGCATCGACGTTCTTGTGAACAATGCGGCCGTTCAGGGCACGATCGGGCCGTTCGTGGCCGAAGGCGGAGGCGGCTGGGAAGACGTGTTCCGCGTTAATCTGCTCGCTCCCGTGTGGCTCACGCGAGCGGTACTCCCGGGCATGATCGAGCACGGGTTCGGGCGCGTGATTAACGTTTCTGGAGGCGGTGCGACCGGTCCGCGCCCGGACTTCGCCGCCTACGCCGCGTCCAAGTGCGCGCTGGTCCGGTTCACCGAGACGCTCGCGCAGGAGTTGGCCGGTACCGGGGTCACGATTAACGCGGTCGCACCCGGTGCGATGAACACCCGGATGCTGAACGAAGTACTGGCCGCCGGACCGGGTCGGGCGCGGGCCGAGTACGAAGCCGCAGTCGCGCGAGGTGCGAACGGCGGCACGCCCCCGGACAAGGCCGCGGCACTCGTGACGTGGTTGGCCTCCGCCGCGTCCGACGGCATCTCCGGGCGCCTGATTAGTGCGGTGTGGGACGACTGGGCGGGCCTGCCCGAGAAGAAAGACGAGTTGGCCGCCGGCGACATTTATACGCTGCGCCGGATCACACCGGACGACCGCGGGGGGTGGAAGAAGTGCGCGTAG
- a CDS encoding D-glycero-alpha-D-manno-heptose-1,7-bisphosphate 7-phosphatase, which yields MAQRVVFLDRDGVLNKASPAGGTTRPPMGLDELELLPGVEEALARLRSAGFVLVVVTNQPDVARGTQTRAAVERINAELYRALPLLDVFACYHDTADTCSCRKPKAGMLLAATAKWDLDLPGAFLIGDRWSDIAAARAAGCRGVLIDTPFGQAERCPPDHRAADITGAVDWVLATSAGEVAGRSAA from the coding sequence ATGGCGCAGCGGGTGGTGTTCCTGGACCGCGACGGGGTGCTGAACAAGGCGTCCCCCGCGGGCGGCACCACGCGCCCGCCGATGGGCCTGGACGAACTCGAATTGCTCCCCGGGGTGGAAGAAGCCCTCGCCCGCTTGCGCAGCGCCGGGTTCGTGCTCGTCGTCGTGACGAACCAGCCGGACGTCGCCCGCGGGACGCAGACCCGGGCCGCGGTCGAGCGGATCAACGCGGAGCTGTACCGCGCTCTCCCGCTGCTCGACGTTTTCGCGTGCTATCACGACACCGCGGACACGTGCTCGTGCCGCAAGCCGAAGGCGGGGATGCTCCTCGCGGCGACGGCGAAGTGGGACCTGGACCTGCCCGGCGCGTTCCTGATCGGCGACCGGTGGAGCGACATCGCCGCGGCGCGGGCCGCGGGCTGTCGCGGCGTGTTGATCGATACGCCGTTCGGCCAAGCGGAACGGTGCCCCCCGGACCATCGGGCGGCCGATATTACGGGGGCCGTTGATTGGGTTCTGGCAACCAGTGCGGGCGAAGTCGCGGGGCGCTCGGCCGCTTGA
- a CDS encoding DUF4394 domain-containing protein, which translates to MGALLRTAKLGVQLGCETLEDRATPASVYALSGSNLLSFDTTNPSAAPVTAITGVGANESLVGLDFRAQDGGLYTLGVDAGANTATLYKVSTQTGQATAIGTPSSVKFVDTVGSPVDLPDPSAVSYGVAFDPATGQLRVVTANGLNFRIDPTSGAAIDGNTGLAGSVNGVNTDGAINGLPTGSTGVDATAFVGGAGSATQYTLDAASNGLFVQGANSGSQTARVGVTLNGAPLDFTRANGFDVSGNTGVTALTVNNVTRIYEIDLTTGAATDLGTAPQGTSGLTLAPAAVAFTDATFTASETGTSAAITLTRTGDTSSAVAVSVLVTGGTATAGTDFTGSSFVVAFAAGQTTATLNIPVADDGVKEPAETITLTLSTPTGGAALGAQSTTTVTITDTDETTVPPVSPPPTGWSGTALGTGVGAGGVQLLNPDGTPGRSFLPYGTSMTSGVRVATGDVNGDGVADIITTPRMGAPHVKVFDGVTGAEIRSFLAFGQGFMGGLTIAAGDLNNDGFDDIIVGTASGFSHVKAFSGASGAELASFYAYSGFGGGVNVASGDVNGDGLADIITGTATGTSHVKVFAGGTFATIQSMIAFVDHSFVGQPGGVTVAAGDTNGDGRAEVIVGAVSATSSVKVFDGATGTETRTFRPFAVGYSGGLNVSARDVNGDGLADILVGTAAGASHVKGFDGGTGAEINSFLAFGAAFKGGVYVN; encoded by the coding sequence ATGGGTGCGCTACTTCGGACCGCAAAGTTGGGCGTTCAGCTCGGTTGTGAGACCCTGGAAGATCGGGCCACGCCCGCGTCCGTGTACGCCCTGAGCGGGAGCAATTTGCTCTCGTTCGATACGACCAACCCGTCCGCTGCGCCGGTAACCGCGATCACCGGTGTGGGCGCGAACGAGTCGCTCGTCGGACTGGATTTCCGCGCACAGGACGGCGGGCTTTATACCCTCGGCGTGGACGCCGGCGCGAACACGGCCACTCTCTACAAGGTCTCGACACAGACCGGCCAGGCTACGGCCATCGGCACGCCGAGTTCGGTCAAGTTCGTTGACACGGTCGGCAGCCCGGTCGATCTGCCCGACCCGTCCGCGGTGAGCTACGGGGTCGCCTTCGACCCGGCGACGGGCCAGCTCCGCGTCGTGACCGCGAACGGGCTGAACTTCCGCATCGACCCGACCTCGGGCGCCGCCATCGATGGCAACACCGGCCTGGCCGGGAGCGTGAACGGCGTCAACACCGACGGCGCGATCAACGGGCTGCCCACCGGTTCGACCGGTGTCGACGCGACCGCGTTCGTGGGCGGGGCCGGGAGCGCGACGCAGTACACGCTCGACGCCGCGAGCAACGGCCTGTTCGTGCAGGGGGCGAACAGTGGGTCGCAGACGGCCCGCGTGGGCGTGACGCTGAACGGCGCCCCGCTCGACTTCACCCGCGCGAACGGGTTCGACGTTTCCGGGAACACCGGCGTCACCGCGCTCACGGTGAACAACGTCACCCGCATCTACGAGATCGACCTGACCACCGGGGCCGCGACCGACCTCGGTACCGCCCCGCAGGGGACCAGCGGGCTGACGCTCGCGCCCGCGGCGGTCGCGTTCACGGACGCGACGTTCACCGCGTCGGAAACCGGCACGAGTGCGGCGATCACGCTCACCCGCACCGGCGACACGAGCTCCGCGGTCGCGGTTTCCGTACTGGTGACGGGCGGCACCGCGACGGCCGGTACCGACTTTACTGGTAGCTCGTTCGTCGTGGCCTTCGCCGCCGGTCAGACCACGGCCACCCTGAACATCCCGGTTGCGGACGACGGCGTCAAGGAACCGGCCGAAACCATCACGCTGACGCTGTCGACCCCGACCGGCGGTGCGGCGCTCGGCGCACAATCGACCACGACCGTCACGATCACCGATACCGACGAGACGACGGTTCCGCCGGTTTCGCCCCCGCCCACGGGGTGGTCGGGCACGGCTCTCGGGACCGGGGTCGGGGCCGGCGGGGTGCAACTACTGAACCCGGACGGCACCCCGGGCCGCAGCTTCTTGCCCTACGGCACCTCCATGACCTCGGGCGTCCGGGTCGCGACCGGGGACGTGAACGGTGACGGCGTGGCCGACATCATCACGACCCCGCGCATGGGGGCACCGCACGTGAAAGTGTTCGACGGCGTGACCGGCGCGGAGATCCGCAGTTTCCTCGCGTTCGGGCAGGGCTTCATGGGCGGGCTGACGATCGCGGCCGGCGACCTCAACAACGACGGGTTCGACGACATTATCGTGGGGACCGCGAGCGGCTTCTCGCACGTGAAAGCGTTCAGCGGGGCGAGCGGGGCCGAACTCGCGAGCTTCTACGCCTACAGTGGGTTCGGCGGCGGGGTGAACGTCGCGTCCGGGGACGTGAACGGCGACGGGCTCGCCGACATCATCACGGGCACCGCGACCGGTACCTCGCACGTGAAGGTGTTCGCCGGCGGAACCTTCGCGACGATCCAGAGCATGATCGCGTTCGTGGACCACTCGTTCGTGGGGCAACCGGGCGGGGTGACCGTGGCGGCCGGCGACACGAACGGCGACGGGCGCGCGGAGGTTATCGTGGGCGCGGTGTCGGCCACGTCGTCGGTGAAGGTGTTCGACGGTGCGACGGGCACGGAGACGCGCACCTTCCGCCCGTTCGCGGTGGGCTACTCGGGCGGGCTGAACGTGTCGGCCCGGGACGTGAACGGCGACGGGCTCGCCGACATCCTCGTCGGGACCGCGGCGGGCGCGTCGCACGTGAAGGGCTTCGACGGCGGCACCGGGGCGGAAATCAACAGCTTCCTCGCCTTTGGCGCCGCGTTCAAGGGCGGCGTGTACGTTAACTAA
- a CDS encoding GHMP family kinase ATP-binding protein, whose protein sequence is MIITRSPLRISLGGGGTDLPSYYREHTGFLVAAAIDRHVHIVINRTILPEMILKYSQTERVTDVGEVQHPLVREAMRLVGTPADGLEIAAMADIPAGTGLGSSGSFCTALLRGLHALRNGNPSAAEIAEQACHIEIDRLKEPVGKQDQFIAAVGGVTCFRFHPDGHVEYWPLRASSDTLRKLEQNLVLYFTGYTRSASEVLREQDTKTKAADQSMIDNLHFIKDLGLKSKDALEGGDLRAFAELMNVHWRSKKKRSGNMSNSRIDEWYDLGLKNGGLGGKLIGAGGGGFLMFYTEDAEQLTDVMTEAGLQQVPFRFDFEGTRIVSGATPSPALRPAIRRAA, encoded by the coding sequence ATGATTATCACGCGAAGCCCGCTCCGCATCTCGCTCGGCGGGGGCGGCACCGACCTGCCGTCGTACTACCGCGAGCACACCGGGTTCCTCGTCGCGGCGGCGATCGATCGGCACGTTCACATCGTCATCAACCGGACCATTCTGCCGGAGATGATCCTCAAGTATTCCCAGACCGAGCGCGTGACGGACGTGGGCGAGGTCCAGCACCCGCTCGTGCGCGAAGCCATGCGGCTCGTGGGCACTCCCGCGGACGGGCTGGAGATCGCGGCGATGGCCGACATCCCGGCCGGCACGGGGCTGGGCTCGTCCGGGAGCTTCTGCACGGCGCTCCTGCGCGGGCTCCACGCGCTCCGCAACGGGAACCCGAGCGCGGCCGAGATCGCCGAGCAAGCGTGCCACATCGAAATCGACCGGCTCAAGGAACCGGTCGGCAAGCAGGACCAGTTCATCGCCGCGGTCGGCGGGGTCACGTGCTTCCGGTTCCACCCGGACGGGCACGTGGAATACTGGCCGCTCCGGGCGTCGTCGGACACGCTCCGCAAGCTCGAACAGAACCTCGTACTGTACTTCACCGGGTACACGCGGTCCGCGTCCGAGGTGCTGCGCGAGCAGGACACGAAGACGAAGGCCGCCGACCAGTCGATGATCGACAACCTGCACTTCATCAAGGACCTGGGGCTGAAGAGCAAGGACGCCCTTGAAGGCGGCGACCTGCGGGCCTTCGCGGAACTGATGAACGTCCACTGGCGGTCGAAGAAGAAGCGCAGCGGGAACATGTCGAACTCCCGCATCGACGAGTGGTACGACCTCGGCCTCAAGAACGGCGGCTTGGGCGGCAAGCTGATCGGCGCCGGCGGCGGCGGGTTCCTCATGTTCTACACCGAGGACGCCGAGCAACTCACCGATGTGATGACCGAAGCCGGGCTGCAGCAGGTTCCGTTCCGGTTCGATTTCGAGGGCACGCGCATCGTGAGCGGGGCGACCCCCTCGCCGGCGCTGCGCCCCGCGATCCGCCGGGCGGCGTAA
- a CDS encoding SIS domain-containing protein, whose amino-acid sequence MSFTQQFLAEASEIIARLDTGAIDKVVDALASVRGRGGRLFILGVGGSAANASHAVNDFRKIAGIETYSPTDNVSELTARTNDEGWETVFVEWLRGSRLNAKDAVLVFSVGGGDLERNVSPNLVRAVQHAKTVGATVCGIVGRDGGYTAKVADACVIVPTVNAAHVTPHAEAFQAVVWHLFVTHPALKAAATKWESTAAADAKKAA is encoded by the coding sequence ATGTCCTTCACGCAGCAGTTCCTCGCCGAAGCGAGCGAAATCATTGCCCGGCTCGATACCGGTGCCATCGACAAGGTCGTGGACGCGCTCGCGAGCGTGCGCGGGCGCGGCGGGCGCCTGTTCATCCTCGGCGTCGGCGGTAGCGCGGCGAACGCATCGCACGCCGTCAACGACTTCCGCAAGATCGCGGGCATCGAGACGTACTCGCCGACCGACAACGTGTCCGAACTCACCGCGCGCACCAACGACGAGGGCTGGGAGACGGTGTTCGTCGAGTGGCTCCGCGGCAGCCGGCTGAACGCGAAGGACGCCGTCCTCGTGTTCTCCGTCGGCGGCGGCGACCTCGAGCGCAACGTCAGCCCGAACCTCGTGCGCGCCGTCCAGCACGCGAAGACCGTCGGCGCGACCGTGTGCGGGATCGTCGGGCGCGACGGCGGGTACACCGCGAAGGTCGCGGACGCCTGCGTGATCGTGCCCACGGTGAACGCCGCCCACGTCACCCCGCACGCGGAAGCGTTCCAGGCGGTGGTGTGGCACCTGTTCGTCACGCACCCGGCGCTCAAGGCCGCCGCGACCAAGTGGGAATCGACCGCCGCGGCCGACGCGAAGAAGGCCGCGTAG
- a CDS encoding cytochrome c biogenesis protein: protein MNPKTEPYDLDAFGRVPVVEGGRVKPLDTVARVNLRVVSGREEFEDETGKKQPAIRWYLDVLTSGSPEVRGAAWKHRVIRIDNEQVLSALELRPVEGLRYSLEELSPKFSLIGQRAAALGKKVDNKQKLDQTETKFKELVDRINTVFHIAAESDALPSATGRVLFLPPASEGGETWGSFGVLRQQIETQMRPQLQAEFPISEDALSKMSKEEKKALNDKLRARMAVLESAAFAQNPPAADWNKLLNAYREKQSDEFNTVVREYRGKHAGHISDVNTPHSFFEKVVYSPFNSLGKLRTEVTFNRFQPFYQCTGLYVIGFVLSMIGFAASAAQKPHAAGALRRSGTYILILALVVHTIALFARMYLMNRAGVFVTNLYSSAVFIGWGCVALCLVLERLFPIGVGNVVAATLGLATCIVAHNLGTQQDTLEMMEAVLDTNFWLATHVTTVTLGYTATFVAGFLGAIYVLCVLGTVVRDSFESRGEPTVGALLAFGTAVVGLVAVPVFFLWFLKVALEKFELVNLILLDGAFWLAAAAGVVYGLALMLLRVSAGGVDGHGKPLQGQVPPLAQPVVALALTHESGKILGQMIYGVVAFATLLSFVGTVLGGIWADQSWGRFWGWDPKENGAVLIVLWNSLILHARWAGLVKDRGTAVLAVFGNAMTAWSWFGTNQLGIGLHAYGFDSRLADGCFNFWMLQFLILGFGAAVPRRFWASATRRTVVREVAVAEVVAAPPTPPAGTDAEKGKKHGKRR from the coding sequence ATGAACCCGAAGACCGAGCCCTACGACCTCGATGCGTTCGGGCGCGTGCCGGTCGTCGAGGGCGGGCGCGTGAAGCCGCTCGATACGGTGGCGCGGGTGAACCTGCGCGTCGTGAGCGGGCGCGAGGAGTTCGAGGACGAGACCGGTAAGAAGCAGCCGGCGATCCGCTGGTACCTGGACGTGCTCACGAGCGGGAGCCCGGAGGTCCGCGGGGCCGCGTGGAAGCACCGGGTCATTCGCATCGACAACGAGCAGGTGCTCAGCGCCCTGGAACTGCGGCCCGTTGAGGGGCTGCGGTACTCGCTCGAAGAGCTGTCCCCGAAGTTCTCCCTCATCGGGCAGCGCGCCGCGGCCCTCGGGAAGAAAGTCGACAACAAGCAGAAACTCGACCAGACCGAGACGAAGTTCAAGGAACTGGTCGATCGAATCAACACGGTTTTCCACATCGCGGCCGAGAGCGACGCTCTCCCCAGTGCGACCGGGCGGGTACTCTTCTTACCCCCGGCCAGCGAGGGCGGGGAGACGTGGGGCTCGTTCGGTGTGTTGCGGCAGCAGATCGAGACGCAGATGCGACCGCAACTTCAGGCCGAGTTCCCGATCTCGGAAGACGCTCTCTCCAAGATGTCGAAAGAGGAGAAGAAGGCGCTCAACGACAAACTGAGGGCGCGCATGGCGGTGCTCGAGTCCGCGGCCTTCGCGCAGAACCCGCCCGCGGCGGACTGGAACAAGCTCCTCAACGCGTACCGGGAGAAGCAATCCGACGAGTTCAACACGGTAGTGCGGGAGTATCGTGGGAAGCACGCCGGGCACATTTCCGACGTGAACACGCCGCACAGTTTCTTCGAGAAAGTGGTTTACAGCCCGTTCAACTCTTTGGGGAAGCTCCGAACCGAGGTGACGTTCAACCGGTTCCAGCCCTTCTACCAGTGTACCGGACTGTACGTGATCGGGTTCGTGCTGTCGATGATCGGGTTCGCGGCGAGCGCGGCGCAGAAACCGCACGCCGCGGGCGCGTTGCGCCGGTCCGGGACGTACATTCTGATCCTCGCACTCGTGGTCCACACGATCGCGCTGTTCGCCCGCATGTACCTCATGAACCGGGCGGGGGTGTTCGTCACGAACTTGTACTCGTCGGCCGTCTTCATCGGGTGGGGGTGCGTGGCGCTGTGCCTCGTGCTGGAGCGCCTGTTCCCGATCGGCGTCGGGAACGTGGTCGCCGCGACGCTCGGGCTGGCGACGTGCATCGTGGCGCACAACCTCGGCACGCAGCAGGACACGCTGGAGATGATGGAGGCGGTGCTGGACACGAACTTCTGGCTCGCCACGCACGTGACCACCGTGACGCTCGGGTACACGGCCACGTTCGTCGCGGGGTTCCTCGGCGCGATCTACGTTCTGTGCGTGCTGGGAACGGTCGTCCGGGATTCGTTCGAGAGCCGGGGGGAGCCGACCGTCGGGGCGCTGCTCGCGTTCGGGACGGCGGTCGTGGGGCTGGTAGCCGTCCCCGTGTTCTTCCTGTGGTTCCTCAAGGTCGCGCTCGAGAAATTCGAGCTGGTGAACCTGATTCTGTTGGACGGAGCGTTCTGGCTCGCCGCCGCCGCCGGTGTGGTGTACGGGTTGGCGCTGATGCTGTTGCGCGTGTCGGCGGGCGGTGTGGACGGGCACGGGAAGCCGCTCCAGGGTCAGGTGCCGCCCCTCGCTCAGCCGGTCGTCGCGCTCGCGCTCACGCACGAGTCCGGTAAGATCCTCGGCCAGATGATTTACGGCGTGGTGGCCTTTGCGACGCTCTTGAGCTTCGTGGGTACTGTGTTGGGGGGCATCTGGGCCGACCAATCGTGGGGGCGGTTCTGGGGCTGGGACCCGAAGGAGAACGGCGCGGTTCTCATCGTGCTGTGGAACTCGCTGATCTTGCACGCGCGCTGGGCCGGGCTGGTGAAGGACCGGGGTACGGCGGTGCTCGCCGTTTTCGGGAACGCGATGACCGCGTGGAGCTGGTTCGGTACCAACCAACTCGGTATCGGGCTCCACGCTTACGGGTTCGACAGCCGCCTCGCTGATGGGTGCTTCAATTTCTGGATGCTGCAGTTCCTCATCCTGGGCTTCGGCGCTGCGGTCCCGCGGCGCTTCTGGGCGAGCGCGACTCGCCGGACCGTCGTGCGCGAGGTCGCGGTTGCTGAAGTGGTGGCGGCTCCTCCCACACCGCCGGCCGGGACGGACGCGGAAAAGGGGAAGAAGCACGGCAAGCGCCGGTAA
- a CDS encoding transaldolase family protein, which translates to MKLFVDTADVKELETCLERGFASGVTTNPMLIARSNCVDFGEHIRSMIDALIKHDAKIPLSVEVNTTDPAKMADQAEQFVNEFGDYPYLNIKIPIGWNELKVIAQLAKRGVPVNCTCCMSYNQAVMAASAGAKYVSLFWGRIRDIGYDAGSVVRSTRESLDRRGLDSEIIVGSIRHLVDVNEAIQAGAHIITVPPKFFPQMCGHPKTDEAVGQFMTEFRAWEQAVQANQLKRAA; encoded by the coding sequence ATGAAACTGTTCGTCGATACGGCCGACGTGAAGGAACTGGAAACGTGCCTCGAGCGCGGGTTCGCGTCGGGCGTGACTACTAACCCGATGCTCATCGCGCGGTCCAACTGCGTCGACTTCGGCGAGCACATTCGCTCGATGATCGACGCGCTCATCAAGCACGACGCGAAGATCCCGCTGAGCGTCGAGGTGAACACCACCGACCCGGCGAAGATGGCCGACCAAGCGGAGCAGTTCGTCAACGAGTTCGGCGACTACCCGTACCTGAACATCAAGATCCCGATCGGGTGGAACGAGCTGAAGGTGATCGCGCAACTGGCCAAGCGCGGCGTGCCGGTGAACTGCACGTGCTGCATGTCGTACAACCAGGCGGTGATGGCCGCCAGCGCCGGCGCGAAGTACGTCAGCCTGTTCTGGGGGCGCATCCGGGACATCGGCTACGACGCCGGCTCGGTCGTCCGCTCGACCCGCGAGTCGCTCGACCGGCGCGGGCTGGACAGCGAGATCATCGTCGGCAGCATCCGGCACCTCGTGGACGTGAACGAGGCGATCCAGGCCGGGGCGCACATCATCACGGTGCCGCCGAAGTTCTTCCCGCAAATGTGCGGCCACCCGAAGACGGACGAGGCCGTGGGCCAGTTCATGACCGAGTTCCGCGCCTGGGAACAAGCGGTTCAGGCCAACCAACTGAAGCGCGCCGCCTGA
- a CDS encoding Gfo/Idh/MocA family protein, translating into MRVAIVGCGLIGGKRAKSIAALGHTVAGTADAVLERAAQLAKSYPGCAASADWRDLVARADIDAVVVATINDALAAITLGAVRAGKHVLVEKPAARAADELRPVAAAAKSAGVTVRVGFNHRFHPALRKARELVDAGACGPLMFVRGRYGHGGRVGYDREWRANPALAGGGELLDQGVHLIDLTRWFLGDVASVSGFAGTFFWDMPVEDNGFVCLHHAGGQVGWLHASCSEWKNLFCLEIYGRTGKLQIDGLGGSYGVERLAYYRMLPQMGPPETTIWEYPGEDTSWNAEFRDFENAIAGTTGLGATLTDAVAALDVVAAVYQHSGGEQRAA; encoded by the coding sequence GTGCGCGTAGCCATCGTGGGGTGCGGGTTGATCGGTGGGAAGCGCGCGAAGTCCATCGCCGCCCTGGGGCACACTGTCGCGGGCACCGCGGACGCGGTCCTGGAGCGCGCGGCCCAACTCGCCAAATCGTACCCAGGATGTGCAGCAAGCGCGGACTGGCGCGACCTGGTCGCCCGAGCCGACATCGACGCGGTCGTCGTGGCAACGATCAACGACGCGCTCGCGGCGATCACCCTCGGGGCGGTTCGCGCGGGCAAGCACGTTCTCGTGGAGAAGCCCGCGGCGCGCGCGGCGGACGAACTCCGCCCCGTTGCGGCCGCGGCGAAGAGCGCGGGGGTGACGGTCCGCGTCGGGTTCAACCACCGGTTCCACCCGGCGCTGCGCAAGGCGCGCGAACTCGTCGATGCGGGCGCGTGCGGGCCGCTGATGTTCGTCCGCGGGCGCTACGGGCACGGCGGGCGCGTGGGCTACGACCGCGAATGGCGCGCGAACCCGGCGCTCGCTGGGGGCGGCGAGTTGCTCGACCAGGGCGTTCACCTGATCGACCTCACGCGCTGGTTCCTCGGCGACGTGGCGAGCGTGAGCGGGTTCGCGGGGACGTTTTTCTGGGACATGCCGGTCGAGGACAACGGGTTCGTCTGCCTGCACCACGCGGGCGGGCAAGTGGGGTGGCTGCACGCGAGCTGCTCCGAGTGGAAGAACCTGTTCTGCCTCGAAATTTATGGCCGCACCGGGAAGCTCCAGATCGACGGCCTCGGCGGGAGCTACGGTGTCGAGCGGCTCGCGTACTACCGCATGCTGCCGCAAATGGGTCCGCCGGAAACGACCATCTGGGAGTACCCGGGCGAAGATACGTCGTGGAACGCCGAGTTCCGGGACTTCGAGAACGCAATCGCGGGTACGACCGGGCTGGGCGCGACGCTGACGGACGCGGTCGCGGCCCTCGACGTGGTCGCGGCCGTGTACCAGCACTCCGGCGGGGAGCAGCGGGCCGCTTGA
- a CDS encoding nucleotidyltransferase family protein — protein MTDLASTPVLILAGGKATRLGDVTKAIPKALVPLAGRPFVDHQFEDLYEQGLREVVMCVGHFADQIRDHVGDGARFGLRVRYSEDGPTLRGTGGAVRRALPLLGAGCFVLYGDSLLDVDYARAFNALPPAALGLMTVFHNENSFDKSNVVFQRGRLLRYSKRDATPDMTHIDYGLSLLRRAAIERIPAEQVSDLAELYSALVAGGEMVGFEVTNRFYEIGSPSGLREAEQFVLSRAA, from the coding sequence GTGACGGATCTCGCTTCGACGCCCGTTCTGATCCTCGCCGGTGGAAAGGCCACCCGGTTGGGGGACGTCACGAAGGCGATCCCCAAGGCGCTGGTGCCGCTCGCCGGGCGCCCGTTCGTGGACCACCAGTTCGAGGACTTGTACGAGCAGGGGCTCCGCGAAGTCGTGATGTGCGTCGGCCACTTCGCGGACCAGATCCGGGACCACGTGGGCGACGGCGCGCGGTTCGGGCTCCGCGTCCGGTACTCGGAAGACGGCCCGACCCTGCGCGGAACCGGCGGCGCGGTGCGCCGGGCGCTGCCGCTCCTCGGCGCCGGGTGCTTCGTGCTGTACGGGGACTCGCTCCTCGATGTGGACTACGCGCGCGCGTTCAACGCTCTGCCGCCCGCCGCGCTCGGGCTGATGACGGTGTTCCACAACGAGAACAGCTTCGACAAGAGCAACGTGGTCTTCCAGCGCGGGCGCCTGTTGCGGTACAGCAAGCGGGACGCGACCCCGGACATGACGCACATCGACTACGGCCTGTCGCTGTTGCGCCGGGCCGCGATCGAGCGCATCCCGGCGGAGCAGGTGTCGGACCTCGCCGAACTGTACAGCGCGCTCGTTGCGGGCGGCGAAATGGTCGGCTTCGAGGTGACGAACCGGTTCTACGAGATCGGTTCGCCCTCGGGCCTGCGCGAGGCCGAGCAGTTCGTCCTGAGCCGCGCGGCGTAA